In Ruania alkalisoli, the DNA window AGGTCCGCCGTCACTTCGACCGCCGCCAGCCGTGTGGTGATCGCAGTGGAATCCGGCCAGGCACCGCTCGACGTGAGCACTCGCGCCTCGGTCACGCTCATCCAGTCGTTGGAGCTGTTCCCGAACCCGACGATGCGCACGTAGCGCGCGGTGGTCGGCGTGAAGGTGTGGTCTTCCAGTGCCAGCGTGGTGCCCGAGCTCTGCGCGGCGAGCACGTTCGTCCAGGTCTGCGCGTCCGAAGAGACCTCCACCTCGAAGGTGAAGACCCGCTCGTCCCCGCGCGACCAGGCGATCGAGACGCCGTCCACGCTCTGGTCCGAGCCCAGGTCGAGTCGCAGCCACTGCCCGTCGCCCTTCGCAGACCAGAACGTCGCGTCCCAGCCGTCGATGGCGAACTCGGCAGGGTTGGTGCCGATGATGCTCCCGAGCACGGGAACCTGGGGCGGGTGCGCGAGCCGCACGTGATAGCGGGTGGTCGCCGAGCCGGGGCGCGAGGCTTCCACCACGGCCGTTCCGGGCAGCGCCGAGGCAGACGTGAGGCTCACCTGGGTGTGACCGGTAGCCCCGGTGGCGCTCACCTGCGGGACTGTGGTGACGCCGTCGGGAATCTCCACCTCGTAGGTGTACACCTCGGGATCGAAGCCTCCGACGCTGACGCCGTCCACGGTGAGCGTGGCCAGCGCCGCCGGCGGGTCGGGCTCGACCGCCCACTGCGAGATGGGGGTGACGACTGGAGCGGCCGGAGCACTCTCCCAGTCGCGCAACGGGGTGAGCAGCACCGCCAGAGTGCCGGAGGTGGCGGCGTCGACCTCCACGCCGAGCTTGATGGTGCCGAGGTTGCGGTCCTGGTTCCACGGATCGGGCGAGTCCCACGCGGGCCGGGCGTCCATCACCCAGAACCGGGCACCGGAGGAAGGGCTCAGGATGCGCGCCTCCACCCGCCCTTGGCCGAGGTGGCTGAGCACGGCGCTCTGCCCGTCCGGCGCCACGTCCACCCTGGCTCGCGTGTGCAGGTACCACCAGGCTTCGGTGGCACTGCTCGCGGTGTACTCATCCTGCACGAGCACCTGACGGCGGCCGCTCAGCAGCCGGATACCGCGCAGCCAGGACGTCACGCCCCGGTCCGTCGCGGCGGCGGAGAGGTCGGCCACCAGGAGTGCTTCCGTGGGCGCCGCCTCCACGCGGGTCACGCTGCCCGTGGCGGAAACCACCTGCTCCTCCGCCGGCCCGGAACCGAACACCACCGTGTTCTGGCCCTCCGTACGCTTGCGGTAGTAGTTCCAGCGGGCGCCACCGGGGCCGTCCTCCCAGTACCTGCCGACGTCATAGGCCTCCGCGCCCAGCTCGAGCGCCCACCGCCGCCCGAGCGCATCGAGCACGAAGGCGCCCATGTCCAGGTCACGGTGCCCGGCGTCCGGGGTGCCGCCCTTGACGGCGGTGAACACGGCTGCCGGATCCTGCCAGGCACTGCGCGTGGTCGCCACGAGCCCGCCGAAGTCCCGCTCGCGAGCCAGACCGAGCGTCGTCGGGGACTGCGCGGCACCGGGCTGGTACCAGAGCAGGTGGTAGGCGCTGAGGTTCTCCCGCGCCCCCTCCTCTCCCCACCAGGCGAAGACATCCTCGGAGTAGCGCTCGGCGAGCCAGTGCATGGCGTGTGGGGAGCGCGCGTCGTCCACGGCGTCGTAGAAGTTGAACCCAAGACCAGTTGGCCCGGTGAGATAGAGCGGGAAGTAGCCGGTCTCCGACAGCCCGGGTGAACTGGACAGACCTTCGTCGCTACCGACGGCGGTCACCAGACCGGCCAAGTACGGTGTCAGGCTGCGGATGGCGTACTCCCAGTACATGACACCCTCGAGGTAGCCGCCGTCGGCGTCGATGGCGGCCAGTCCGTTCGGGAGGGACGCAAGGGTCTCCTCCAGTAGCGCTTGGCACTGCGGGACCACCTCGTCGCCGATGGCCAGGCAGGCCATGCCGATGCCCGAGTTGCAGACCAAGTTCCAGTTGGAGAGGGACTCGTGCCAGGCACCCGGCGTGGCGTACTGGGTCTCGGCCTCGTCGAACCCGAGCGTGACCATCGCCGTACGCAGCATCGTACGCTGGGGGGCGGTGTAGTAGTCGTAGCCCCAGTCGTACCCGATGGCGAAGGCGTGCAGCAGCTCGGCCGTGGCTAGAAAGTTGCCGGGTTCCCAGCCGGGGAATCCCGCGGCGGCTTCGAGCTCTTCCCACATCCGCTGCGCGTAGGAGGCATCCTCGTCGATGAGGAAGAGAAGGCCGAGGGTGCGGACCCGGTCGAGTACCGTCCGGGCCACGGGCAGCAGGGAACGGCCGTCTTGCTGCTCGTGGACACTCACCGCCTCGGTGCAGATCTGGTCCGCATCGGCGCGTAGGCGGCTGCACCAGTCCTGGGCGATGGGGTCAGTCGTGACCAGACTCTGCAGCGGGGCGATATCTGCCTGGTGGAGCAGCAGACGGGGGTGGGCCGGGTGCAGATCCCCGGTCAAGGAGATGCTGCCGACGGTGCGTGGCGCCGGGCCCGGCCGCGGGCCGCCAGCAGCCTGTGCGGCGGCGGCGACTGCCTGACCGAAGGCGGCGACCGCGGAGGCTCCCGCGATGAAGCCGCGGCGGCCGATGGTAAGCGTGTCGTGTGTCATGTCAGACCTCTCTGTCTGGGAGCACGCGCATCGAATCCCCTTTCTCCGCCGAACCGCGGTGGGGAGGGGCGCGGGGGATTCGGCGGCGAAAGGGGATTCGATGGTTCGGTCGGCGCCGGGTGGGAGTGCTCCCCCACCCGGCGCCTCGGGCCTACACCAGCCGACTCAGCCGTTCGCCTCGGCGAAGGCAGCCTCGTACTCGGCGCGGATGTCGTCGCCGCCTGCCTCACGCCAGGAGGCCACCTCGGCATCCCACTCATCCAGCGAGCGACGCCCGGCGATGACGTCGATCTGGAAATCGCGCAACGCACCGTTGATGGTCTTCCCATCCGTCGCGTCCAGGTTGGAGAACAGCCCCACGGTCGGATCGGGGATGACATTCGGGATGACCGTGGACTGGTAGTCGTGCTGGGACCGGGTGGCGGCCTCGTTGCCAGGTGCGTACACGACGCCGTCGGAGTCGGCGAGGTACTTCACCGGCAGCACCGTCTCCACACTGCCCTGGTCGGTGAGGATCGGGTCGCTACCGTCCAGTTCGTGGTGCACCCCGCCCTCACCGAAGTGACGGAACAGGTACTCCGCGGTTCCGAACGGGGTGGCCAGGTAATCGGCGATCGCGAGCAGCTCCTCGATCCGACCGGCGTCGGCCTGCTTGAACGAGAGCATCCCAGTGGTGACCGAACCGGCAGTGTGACCGCCGGGACCGCCGTCGTAGCCTGGCATCGCCAGACCCATCGGCTCGTAGCCCGGCACGTCGGCACCCCAGTCGTAGAACTTGTTCCAGCCCGCGGCACCGGCGCGGTTCAGGCTGATGGTGCCGGCCGTGAACCAGTCGTTGCGCTGGTTGTTGTTGGCGCTGAGGGAGTCCGGGTGGAAGACGCCCGCCTCCCACATCTCGGTGACGTCGGCGAGGACCTGCTTGTACTCCTCGGTCTCCATCACGTGAGTGAAAGAGCCGCCGTCCTCCATCCAGGTGGCGGGCAGGTGGAGCATCTCCTTGACCGCCTGCAGACCGGCGCCGGGGTCAGCCATCGCCCACCGGTTCTCGCTGGCGTTGGACAACTCGCCGACGAGCTCGCGGAACTCGTCGTAGTCGGCCGGCTGCTCCGGCAGGCTCATGTCCTGCAGGATGTCGCGACGTGCGAAGAGCACGGTGCCCACCAGTGGCCGGGCGATCGGGATACCGAACAGCCGGCCCCCGAAGACGCACGCCTTCCAGCTGACCGTGGGCAGTGCGGCGAGGCCGCTGTACCGCTCCACGGCCGAGCCGCCGAGGTACTCGCTCAGGTCCTGGAACTGTGCGGCGAGCAAGTCAGGCAGATTCGGCTGCGGGGTGCGCACGACCGTCATGTCCGGGACGTCACCACCGGCGATAGTGGTGGCGAACTTGTTCGGGTAATCCCCACCGGGTGAGTAGGTGAGGTCGAGCTCGACTCCGAGCCTCTCGTTCAGGGTCTGCCAGTAGGCGTTCTGCCCGAGGCCCGGCGCGGCCGCGTCCCAGGTGAAGGTGAGCGCCGAGACTGTCCCACCCTTTCCGGGCGCCTCGCTGTGCACCTGGACCGGGTCGGCCGGGTAGCTCAGGAACCCCGCCTGTACGCCTGCCTCGGATCCGGGCAGGTCGGGCTCGACGAAGGAGCTCGCGACGAAATTCGGGATGACGTCGCTCGGAGCGCTCCCGGCCGACGGATCGGGCGCACCGGTTTCCTCGCCGGAGGACGAACCTCCGCATGCTGCCAGCGTTCCGGTGGTGCCGAGAAGTGCGGCACCACCGAAACCTTGAAGAATCCGACGCCTACTGATCGCGGTTCCACTCATGACCAACCTCCAGCTCTGTGGCTTCGCTGCGCTCTGGTGCACGGTCGCGGACGGGGGTTCCGCTCTCGTGCGGGTAAGGGATGGGTTGTGCTGCCGAGCGGCGGGCGATGCGACCAGCCACACAGTGCCACATCGAACCGTCACTCTGTGATGCATCGATGCATCAACGTGTAGCGTGACTCTAGCCACAGCGACAAGACATCGTCAAGGCCGACTCGAGGAGCCACCCACCCGATGAGTGACCACACCACCGGACTGATCGACGCTGAACCCGATTTCAACACCTGGGCGTTCTGGTCCACGGCGAGTGCGGAGCAGCAGCAGGCGCAACGTGCACGCCTGCACGCCCTCGCCGACGGCGGAGCTCACCTCGGCGAGAACTGCGTGGTCTCCGAGTGGGCCGCCTGCTATGCCGACTCGCTCACGCTCGGTGATCGCTCGTACCTGGCGGCCTTCAGCTACGTGACCGGAGATATCGAGATCGGGGCCAACTCGACCGTCAACGCCTACGCCGTCGTCCGCGGGACGATCCGGATCGGTGACGGCGTGCGGATCGGCGCCCACACGGCACTGCTGGGCTTCGACCACACCTTCGCCCCCGAGCGCCCCGTGCACGAGCAGCCGGTAACGAGCGCGGGCATCACCATCGGCAACGACGTCTATATCGGCTCCCACGTCAGCGTCGTCGACGGCGTCACGATCGGAGCGCACAGCGTCATCGGCGCTGGATCCGTCGTCACCAAGGACGTCCCGGAGTGGTCGATCGTCGTCGGCAACCCGGCCCGGCGCATCCGTGACCGCCGTGACAGCCGTGACAGCGACGGTTGGTCCAGCCCATCGAGAGCCCTCGCCCAGCTCGCCGAGCGGGCCCGCGAGGAAGCGTCAGCACTTCTCGCCCGCTGCTGGGACGAGACCACCAGGACCTTCTCGGACACCCCGGGGGCCGATCCCACAGTCCGGGCGCTGTGTGACGCCGTCGAACTGGCCGACCTTCTTGGCCTCGGTGTTCCCGAGCAGCTCGAGCGGGAGGAGATCGTCGAGACGCTGACACGCTCCCAGGATCCGGCCACTGGCCTGATCCCGCAGCTGCGCAGCACGATCGCGCAAGCCGCGATGGAACCGACCGCGGCAGATCTGGGCGGCGGACCGATCCGGTACCACCTGCTGTGCGCCGGATACGCGCTCGACCTGCTCGGAGCGCGGTTCACCCATCCGATCCGCGTGGTGGATGAGCTGCGCGGGGACGCGATGATCGCCGCGGTCGAGCAGCAGCCATGGTCCGAGCGCGCCTGGGGCGCAGGCGACTGGGTCGACTCGGTCGGCACCGCCCTGCTGTGGAACCGCGACTGGTTCGGCCGTACCGGACCGCTGGAGACACTGATCGGCTGGCTGCACCTGAACGTCGACCGGCACTCGGGCATGTGGGGCTCACCGCGACCCAGCGACGGGCTGCGGCAACCGGTGAACGGCTTCTACCGCCTCACCCGCGGCACATTCGCACAGTTCGGTCTGCCACTGCCACAGCCGGAGCGCGCGATCGACACCGTCCTCGCCCATGCCCGGGACGACCGCCGGTTCGCACCCGCTCGCGCCACTGCGTGCGACGTCCTCGATATCGCCCACCCGCTGTGGCTCGCCGGCCACCAGACGAACCACCGTCGCAGTGAGGTTCGCGCCTGGGCGGCCGCGCAGGTACCGCGACTGGCCGAGGCGTGGCACCCTGGCGCTGGGTTCGGCTTCGCACAACGCGCCGATGCGCGCGGCGATGCCACCCCGAGCCTGCAGGGCACCGAGATGTGGCTCGCGATCGCCTGGTACCTGGCCGATCTGCTCGGCGAGTCCGGAGCCCTGCGCTACGAGCCGCGCGGGGTGCACCGACCCTGGGCGCGCTGACCACAGTAGTCCCGGGCGCGCGAGGGCGCCCGGGCCAGGCTGGGGAAACAGGAGTCCAGCGGCACCGCTCAGGGGAGCTGCAGGGCCGGCACCGTGCCGGTGCGAGCCTGGGCGTACCACTGCGCGAACACCTCACCATCGGGTGTCAGATCCGCCCGGGCCGTAGCAGCCGGTACCGCGACCACCGACCGCTCGGTGCCTGAGGGGCTGGCCTGCACGGCGCGCAGATCCTCCACCATGGCCGCCAGCTCCCAGCCGATCGGCTTGACCGCGCCATCGGCGTCGAACAGGCCAAGGGAGTACTCCAGCTCGGGGAAGTCCGGCATCGCGCGCGTGACGTCGTGGCTGCACCACCAGGTCACCGCTTCCAGGCCAGGAGCCCCGGCGGCCAGTTCCAGTGTCCGCCGCAGGAAGTCGGGCGCATAGCGGGAGGGCACATGCGAGATCGGGGCGCCCACTTCCTGCAGCCAGACGGGTCTGCCGGGGCCCGAGTGCGCCGCAGCCAGCTCAAGCAGGTAGCGCGCGAAGTACGGCAGTGCCTGCTCCACCTCGTTCTCGTAGCGGTCCCAGTTCTTACCGAACACCCACGAGTGCACCGTGGTCATCGCCCCGTGGCGCACGGCGTGCGCGGGCCCGAAGGGGTGGGAGTCGACGAACCACAGGTCGTCGTCGAAGCTGTGCGAGTGCCGCCCGTGCGGCCATGCGACCTCCGCCGCCCCGATCAGCTCGGCCAGCCAGCCGTGCACCTGGTCCGAACGCACCACGTGCCGATCCGGGTGGCGCGGAGCGGCGAACTGGGAGAACTCATTGCCCAGCCCGATCCCACGAGCACCGGGAAGATCCTTGACGGCGCCTGCGAGCGCCGTCACCAGCGCCACCTGGCCGGAGCGCACGTCGGGATCGGTGAACAGGTTCCGGCGGTGCCAGCTCGTCACCCAGGCCGGTAGATAGTCGAAGCTGGACAGGTGCCCGTTCAGGGCGTCCACCCACACGTCCAGTCCGCGCTCGCCCGCCGCACTCACGACGGCGGCCACGTCGGCGAGCGCCTCAGCCCTGATGACAGCACGGTCCGGCTGCAGGATGGGCCAGACGGGGAAGATGCGTACGTGATCCAGGCCCAGCCCCGCGATCGCGTCCAGGTCGCGACGCACCTCGTCGAGGTCCACGGAGTACCAGGAGTGGAACCACCCGCGCCGTGGCGTGTAGTTGACGCCGACCTTCATCGGACCACCTCCAGCCGGATCGTGGCCACCTGGAACGGGCGCAGCCGCACCGCAATCGGCCCGTGGGCCCCGGCGCCGCCGGCCAGCACGCTCGGTTGCACTGTGGTCTCCTCCGTGAGCGGTCGTTCGTGCAGGTCTGTCTCCACCACACCCATCGTGGCGAACGACGGCGTCAGGTGCACCTGAGTACGCCGGCCGTACGGCTCGTAGAGGCGCACCACCACATCCCCGCTGCCGTCCTCGGCGAGCTTCACGGCCTCGACCACCGCGCCCTCGCTCACCGTGAACAGCGGCTCGAACTCCCCACCGGGCACTCTGCGCAGCGGCAGGTTGGCCGCGTAGCCTGCGGCCACAGTGGCTGGGATGTCCGCTCCCGGCAGCAGCCGGAACGCGAAGTGGTGGCTGCCGTGGTCGGTGCGCGGGTCCGGGTAGGCCGGTCCGCGCAGCAGGCTGGCGCGCACCAGGTGGTAGGTGCCGCCGCCGGGGCGGGAGTGCCTGGTGAGGTCATAGCCGTAGGTGGCCTCGTTCGCCAGACCGACGCCGTACCCGGGCTCACCCACGTGCAGCCACCGGTGCGCGTAGACCTCGAACCGGTAGAAGTCCCAACTGGTGTTGGTGTGGGTGGGTCGACTCAGGTGCCCCATCTGCACTTCGAAGCGGGCGTGGTCGGTGTGCACGTCTACCGGCCAAGCCACCTTGAGGAACTTGTCCTTGGCTGCCCAGTCCACATCCACGCCGAGGTGCAGACCCGGCTCCCCGGCGCGCAGGCTGAGCGTCTGCACGATCGGGCGGCCCTCGAAGCGGCGGTGCACCGTGACGGTCGCGGAGCCCGCGTCGGTCGAGGCCTCGATCCGTTCCACCTCGGTGAGGTCGACCACCGTGTTCCGGTAGAACGGATCCACATCCCAGGCGTCCCACATATTCGGGAAGTCCTGGTGCACCTGGAGCAGGTTGCCCCGCTCCCCCGGCGGGATCACCTCGCGGCCGCACGTGCTGTCCACGAGGGACGTGATCAGGCCGTCGGAGTCGATACGCACCCGTAGGTGCGCGTCCTCGAGAACGTAGGCTCCGCCGTCGGCATACACCCGGACATCTCCGGAGGCCGGCGGCACCACGGCAGCCCCGAGGGCCGGCACACCTCCCCGGGCGTACGGCCCGGCGTTGACCGTGACCTCACCGGACTGCTCCGCGGCGAGAGCGGCGAGGCTGCGCTCGATCACCTCGGTGAGCCGCTCGGCGGCGGCGGCGAGATCAGTGAGCACGTCCTGGTACACCCAGGAGATCGAGGTGCCGGGCAGGATGTCGTGGAACTGGCCGAGCAAGGTCGTGCGCCAGCACTCCTCGAACAGGGCGCGGGGGTAGTCGAGCAGCCCGCGGACCGCGGCCGTGGTGGCCCACAGCTCGGCTTCGCGGAGCAGATGCTCGGCCTCGCGGTTGGCCCGCTTGATCCGCGCCTGCGTCGTGTAGGTGGCGCGGTGCAGCTCCAGGTACAGCTCACCAGACCACACCGGCGGATCCGCGTATTCGGCCTCGGCCTGGGTGAAGAACTCCCGCGGACTGCCGAGGCGCACCTGCGGGGAGCCGTCCAGGTCGGCTGCACGGGTGGCCTGGGCGAGCATCTCCCGGGTGGGACCGCCCCCACCGTCGCCATATCCGAATGGCACCAGCGAGGTGCGGGCGGCACCCTTGTCGCGGAAGTTCGCCGCAGCGTGGTGCAGCTCCTTGGCGGACAGGTCCGACCCGTAGGTGTCGGCGGGCGGGAAGTGGGTGAACACCCGGCTGCCGTCGATGCCCTCCCACCAGAAGGTGTGGTGCGGGAAGTCGTCCACCTGGTTCCAGGAGATCTTCTGGGTGAGGAACCACCGTGCCCCGGCGAGCCGGGCCAGCTGCGGGAGCGCGCCCGAGTAGCCGAAGCTGTCCGGCAGCCACACCTCCTCGCACCGGTGGCCGAAGACGCGCTCGAAGAAGGCACCGCCGAGCACGAATTGACGTGCCATGGCCTCACCACCGGGCAGGTTGGCGTCGGCCTCCACCCACATGCCCCCCACCGGCACGATGCGCCCTTCGGCCACCGCACGCTGCACCCGGGTAAACAGCTCGGGTTGGTCCTCTTCGAGCCAAGCGGCGTGCTGGGCGGCAGGGAAGGCGAACACGACGTCGTGCCCGTCGGCCTGCAGGCGCAGCACGTTCGCGATGGTGCGCGCCACCTTGCGGCGGGTCTCGCGCAGCGGCCACAACCAGGCGGAGTCGATGTGCGCATGCCCGACGGCCACTAATTGGTGCGCGCTCGGCGCCGCCGGTGCGGCGAGTGCTCCGGCGATCCGGTTCCGGGCTTCCTGAGCCGTGCCGGGTATATCCGTCAGGTCGAGGGCGTCCAGGGCGCGGTCCAGGCTGACCCGCAGTTCGGCGCGGCGGCCGGAGTCAGCCGGCAGCTCCTGAGTGAGCCCTTCCAGTGCGGTCAGGTCCGCCACCAGTTCGCGCACCTGCGGGTGGACGCGGACGATCTCGGCGCGCGTGAGCCGGTAGAGGGGGGCGTGGTCCATGGTGTGCCGGTCCCCCCGCTCAGTCGGTACGAACGGTGGCACGTCGAGCAGGATCGGGTTGGCTGCCGCCTCCACGATCACCTCGAACCGGCCGTCGGGGCCGAGCTCCACCGGGATCCAGCTGTTCCGCGGATGGAGCCCCTTGATCACCGTGCCGTCTGGGCGGTACACGGTGCCTTCGGACTGAAAGCCGGGCGAGTGGTCCTGCCAGCCGAGTTCGACGACGGCTTCCAGCAGCCCGCCGCGTGCTTCCGGTGGCACCACGGCGCTGAGGTGGAACCAGGTCGTGCCCCAGGCCGGCCCCCATGCCTCACCGACGGCGACCGGCCGGTAATCGAGGTCGCCTGCGGCGGTGAATCCGATCGGCTCCCCCTGACCCGGCACGCCGGCGGCAGGTCCGTCAGCCGCGGTCACCTGCGCGGCCCGCACCTCCAGGGCGACCACCGGCTCCGTCTGCGCAGGCGCCACTCGTTCGGCGAGGTGCCTGCGCACCCGTCCCGCGTCTATGCCCTCGTGCCGGTGCATCGGCATCCTCCTGCTTCCTTGTACGTCACATCCTAGATTTCCGTGGACCACTGTACTAAAGCGGTTCAGTCACTTGCTCCGCCGCCGCGGTCACGACACACTGACGCCCGTGAAGCGCCCCACGATCCGCGACATCGCCCACGCTGCCGGTGTCTCACCGGGTGCTGTCTCGTTCGCGTTGAACGACCAGCCCGGGGTCTCTGAGGCGACCCGCGCGCGGGTGCGGAAGGTCGCCGACGAGATCGGCTGGCAGCCCAGCGCCGCCGCCCGCGCACTGTCGAACAACCGGGCCCAGGCGGTCGGCCTGGTGATCACCCGACCTACCGACACGATCTCGAACGAGGGCTTCTACCTGCGCTTCATCGCCGGGGTGGAGCACGTGCTCACCCGGCAGCACCAGTCGTTGCTGCTCCAGATGGTGCAGACCGAGGAGGAGGAGCGGCTCGCTCACGCGCGCTGGTGGTCCGGCAAACACGTGGACGGGGTGATCCTGACCGACCCGCGGGAGCAGGACGATCGCCCGGCCGCCCTGGCCCACCTCGGGCTGCCGTGCACCGTGGTAGGAGTCTCCACAGCGTGCTCCGGGCTCGCAGGCGTCGGGTCGGTGGTCACCGACGACGCGAAGGCGATGCGGCGAGTGGTGGAGCACCTGCACGAGACCGGCCGGCACCGGGTGGCGCATGTGGCAGGACTCAGCGGTCTGGTACACGTGGAGACCAGGCGCCGAGCGTTCCGGGACGTGGCTGCCGAAGAAGGACTTGACGTCGTGGCCTCGTGGACCACTGACTTCACCGAGGACGCCGGGCGCCATGCCACCGCTGAGGTGCTGCGCGACGCGGGAGAGGAGCACGTGGACGCGATCGTCTTCGACAACGAGCTGCTCGCCCTGGGCGGACTGGTCGCAGTCCACGACGCCGGCCTGCGCGTGCCCGAAGACGTCGCCCTGGTCTCATTCGAGGATTCCCCCGTGTGCCGGGTGGTCTCTCCCCCGCTGACCGCGTTGTACCGGGACCCGGCCGATCTGGGCCGGATGGCGGCCGAGGCGCTGCTGGCCACCATCGAGACCGGTGTCGCCCAGCACCTGACCGCACCGGCACCGTCCATCGTGCCGCGCGGGTCCACCTCCGGCTGACTCACCGCCGCCGCATCTCGCCGAACACCTCGACCTGCCGCACGTGGGCATCGTCGAGGGCGCGCAGCCGCAGGGCCCGCAGCCGGGGCGCCGGCAGCAGCCCGGGCACCGTCTGGTTCGACCACGCCGGGTGCAAGTCCAGCGGTGCCACCGACCGCCACCGCTCGCCGGTACGGATCTCGACGGCGAAGCGCGCCGGG includes these proteins:
- a CDS encoding DUF7594 domain-containing protein, whose product is MTHDTLTIGRRGFIAGASAVAAFGQAVAAAAQAAGGPRPGPAPRTVGSISLTGDLHPAHPRLLLHQADIAPLQSLVTTDPIAQDWCSRLRADADQICTEAVSVHEQQDGRSLLPVARTVLDRVRTLGLLFLIDEDASYAQRMWEELEAAAGFPGWEPGNFLATAELLHAFAIGYDWGYDYYTAPQRTMLRTAMVTLGFDEAETQYATPGAWHESLSNWNLVCNSGIGMACLAIGDEVVPQCQALLEETLASLPNGLAAIDADGGYLEGVMYWEYAIRSLTPYLAGLVTAVGSDEGLSSSPGLSETGYFPLYLTGPTGLGFNFYDAVDDARSPHAMHWLAERYSEDVFAWWGEEGARENLSAYHLLWYQPGAAQSPTTLGLARERDFGGLVATTRSAWQDPAAVFTAVKGGTPDAGHRDLDMGAFVLDALGRRWALELGAEAYDVGRYWEDGPGGARWNYYRKRTEGQNTVVFGSGPAEEQVVSATGSVTRVEAAPTEALLVADLSAAATDRGVTSWLRGIRLLSGRRQVLVQDEYTASSATEAWWYLHTRARVDVAPDGQSAVLSHLGQGRVEARILSPSSGARFWVMDARPAWDSPDPWNQDRNLGTIKLGVEVDAATSGTLAVLLTPLRDWESAPAAPVVTPISQWAVEPDPPAALATLTVDGVSVGGFDPEVYTYEVEIPDGVTTVPQVSATGATGHTQVSLTSASALPGTAVVEASRPGSATTRYHVRLAHPPQVPVLGSIIGTNPAEFAIDGWDATFWSAKGDGQWLRLDLGSDQSVDGVSIAWSRGDERVFTFEVEVSSDAQTWTNVLAAQSSGTTLALEDHTFTPTTARYVRIVGFGNSSNDWMSVTEARVLTSSGAWPDSTAITTRLAAVEVTADLAEIELTGSAQVSVSGRMTDGAAADLSGATVTYHSTDTAVLTVDANGQVTPVAPGTAFVAAVVRTTDRWQVWARDAVTVLDPNPPVVAETDGDTTVRGGAYSSANYGGIASMIVMASTAADDVREAMLRFPLTDVTAAAASATVRIYGKVDDPGGSQIDLDMHEIPATWDEATVTWASRPALGSLLGTATVTSSYGWIEVDVTAAVNDALTAGTSAFAVVVRQDPAIGDGLRVSLRSKESMPEEEEVERPELVVQQV
- a CDS encoding extracellular solute-binding protein, whose protein sequence is MSGTAISRRRILQGFGGAALLGTTGTLAACGGSSSGEETGAPDPSAGSAPSDVIPNFVASSFVEPDLPGSEAGVQAGFLSYPADPVQVHSEAPGKGGTVSALTFTWDAAAPGLGQNAYWQTLNERLGVELDLTYSPGGDYPNKFATTIAGGDVPDMTVVRTPQPNLPDLLAAQFQDLSEYLGGSAVERYSGLAALPTVSWKACVFGGRLFGIPIARPLVGTVLFARRDILQDMSLPEQPADYDEFRELVGELSNASENRWAMADPGAGLQAVKEMLHLPATWMEDGGSFTHVMETEEYKQVLADVTEMWEAGVFHPDSLSANNNQRNDWFTAGTISLNRAGAAGWNKFYDWGADVPGYEPMGLAMPGYDGGPGGHTAGSVTTGMLSFKQADAGRIEELLAIADYLATPFGTAEYLFRHFGEGGVHHELDGSDPILTDQGSVETVLPVKYLADSDGVVYAPGNEAATRSQHDYQSTVIPNVIPDPTVGLFSNLDATDGKTINGALRDFQIDVIAGRRSLDEWDAEVASWREAGGDDIRAEYEAAFAEANG
- a CDS encoding acyltransferase encodes the protein MSDHTTGLIDAEPDFNTWAFWSTASAEQQQAQRARLHALADGGAHLGENCVVSEWAACYADSLTLGDRSYLAAFSYVTGDIEIGANSTVNAYAVVRGTIRIGDGVRIGAHTALLGFDHTFAPERPVHEQPVTSAGITIGNDVYIGSHVSVVDGVTIGAHSVIGAGSVVTKDVPEWSIVVGNPARRIRDRRDSRDSDGWSSPSRALAQLAERAREEASALLARCWDETTRTFSDTPGADPTVRALCDAVELADLLGLGVPEQLEREEIVETLTRSQDPATGLIPQLRSTIAQAAMEPTAADLGGGPIRYHLLCAGYALDLLGARFTHPIRVVDELRGDAMIAAVEQQPWSERAWGAGDWVDSVGTALLWNRDWFGRTGPLETLIGWLHLNVDRHSGMWGSPRPSDGLRQPVNGFYRLTRGTFAQFGLPLPQPERAIDTVLAHARDDRRFAPARATACDVLDIAHPLWLAGHQTNHRRSEVRAWAAAQVPRLAEAWHPGAGFGFAQRADARGDATPSLQGTEMWLAIAWYLADLLGESGALRYEPRGVHRPWAR
- a CDS encoding glycoside hydrolase 5 family protein; the protein is MKVGVNYTPRRGWFHSWYSVDLDEVRRDLDAIAGLGLDHVRIFPVWPILQPDRAVIRAEALADVAAVVSAAGERGLDVWVDALNGHLSSFDYLPAWVTSWHRRNLFTDPDVRSGQVALVTALAGAVKDLPGARGIGLGNEFSQFAAPRHPDRHVVRSDQVHGWLAELIGAAEVAWPHGRHSHSFDDDLWFVDSHPFGPAHAVRHGAMTTVHSWVFGKNWDRYENEVEQALPYFARYLLELAAAHSGPGRPVWLQEVGAPISHVPSRYAPDFLRRTLELAAGAPGLEAVTWWCSHDVTRAMPDFPELEYSLGLFDADGAVKPIGWELAAMVEDLRAVQASPSGTERSVVAVPAATARADLTPDGEVFAQWYAQARTGTVPALQLP
- a CDS encoding alpha-mannosidase; its protein translation is MHRHEGIDAGRVRRHLAERVAPAQTEPVVALEVRAAQVTAADGPAAGVPGQGEPIGFTAAGDLDYRPVAVGEAWGPAWGTTWFHLSAVVPPEARGGLLEAVVELGWQDHSPGFQSEGTVYRPDGTVIKGLHPRNSWIPVELGPDGRFEVIVEAAANPILLDVPPFVPTERGDRHTMDHAPLYRLTRAEIVRVHPQVRELVADLTALEGLTQELPADSGRRAELRVSLDRALDALDLTDIPGTAQEARNRIAGALAAPAAPSAHQLVAVGHAHIDSAWLWPLRETRRKVARTIANVLRLQADGHDVVFAFPAAQHAAWLEEDQPELFTRVQRAVAEGRIVPVGGMWVEADANLPGGEAMARQFVLGGAFFERVFGHRCEEVWLPDSFGYSGALPQLARLAGARWFLTQKISWNQVDDFPHHTFWWEGIDGSRVFTHFPPADTYGSDLSAKELHHAAANFRDKGAARTSLVPFGYGDGGGGPTREMLAQATRAADLDGSPQVRLGSPREFFTQAEAEYADPPVWSGELYLELHRATYTTQARIKRANREAEHLLREAELWATTAAVRGLLDYPRALFEECWRTTLLGQFHDILPGTSISWVYQDVLTDLAAAAERLTEVIERSLAALAAEQSGEVTVNAGPYARGGVPALGAAVVPPASGDVRVYADGGAYVLEDAHLRVRIDSDGLITSLVDSTCGREVIPPGERGNLLQVHQDFPNMWDAWDVDPFYRNTVVDLTEVERIEASTDAGSATVTVHRRFEGRPIVQTLSLRAGEPGLHLGVDVDWAAKDKFLKVAWPVDVHTDHARFEVQMGHLSRPTHTNTSWDFYRFEVYAHRWLHVGEPGYGVGLANEATYGYDLTRHSRPGGGTYHLVRASLLRGPAYPDPRTDHGSHHFAFRLLPGADIPATVAAGYAANLPLRRVPGGEFEPLFTVSEGAVVEAVKLAEDGSGDVVVRLYEPYGRRTQVHLTPSFATMGVVETDLHERPLTEETTVQPSVLAGGAGAHGPIAVRLRPFQVATIRLEVVR